The following DNA comes from Epinephelus moara isolate mb chromosome 2, YSFRI_EMoa_1.0, whole genome shotgun sequence.
AAAAATGATCAGAAAATACTGGCCTGTTATCATTGACATCTGTAATGACTATAGTGACGTCAGTGCTGATGCTCCACGCTGAATCATTTGCGTTTACCTTCAAGATATAATGATTCTGCATCTCCCTGTCTAGAAGTCTTTCAACAGTGATGTAGCCAGTGGTGAAGTCAATAATAAATGGCATGTTATCACTTTGGTCAATGATGGAGTAATTAATTACTGCATTGGTACCAGTATCATCATCAGTTGCAGTAACTTGAATAATTGTATGTCCAATGGGGGAATCCTCCGGTacctctgtaaaaaaaatctcagaaaaaCGAGGTGCGTTGTCATTTCTgtccaaaacaacaacaataacagttGCTCTGTCTTTATGAAGAGGGTCGTTCAGTTCTGCAGCTTCAACTGTGAAATTGAATTCTGGGGTATTTTCTCTGTCTAAACTCACAGTGGTGCTCAGTAAACCATTTTCAGGGTCAATTGTGAAAAAACCATCAGTGTCTCCTTCTGTTATGTTGTACTGCACAATGCCGTAACTGCCTGAATCAGCGTCAATGGCGAGAACGTCACAAACCCAGGATGGCGGGGAGTTCTCAGAAACCTCACACCTGTACTCAAGTTGGGTGAACTGGGGGAAGTTGTCATTTACATCACTGATGTTTAAGTGAATTTCTGCAAATGATGAGAAAGGAGGCGAGCCAGAGTCCCTGGCTTCTATCAGCAAAGTAAACTCCTTTTTGTTCTCATAATCCAGTGGGTTTTCCACTGTCAACGCTCCAGTCAGCTGCTCCACATGAAACATGTCTTCAAAGTTTCCAGAAGATAGATAAAACGAAACAGGCTCAGCTCTGATGCTCGCTGCAGAGACAACTGCCACTAAGGTCCCCACTGGTTCGTCCTCTGAGAGAGAATCACTCAGAACATCCACGTTCATCTCTGGAAACTCAGATATGTTCTGAAACCTGATGCTGATGGTGGTGATGTCAAATTTAGGATTTTCTCCAGCATCTTCCACATGTACATTGACAATGATATCGTCCGTTCTCCGTAGAGCACTTGAAGAGAATACAGTGCCGctgtatggatggatggaaaacaGATCTGAACTTTGTCCATATAATGCATAATGTAGCTCTGCGTTCATCTCAGTGTCTCCATCTGTTGCTCTTACTGCACAAACAACTGAgcctgtagaaaaaaaaaagacaaacaaaataaatctttcCATCCCATCAAATCCATGTTATCCAGGATAAAATATATAACTGTCATGTTGAGGTAAAAGCTCTCACCTGGAGCCATCTCAGTTGGCACATAGGCCACATAGGGGCTGTTCATGAACTGGGGCCAGTGGTCATTAATATCTCCAATGAGCACAGTAACAAGCACTGAGCTTGATAGAGGCTGAGTAGGATGCTTATCACTGCCAATCACAATCAGCCTGTAAATGGCTACTGACTCCCTGTCCAGAACATCAGTTGTAAAAAGCTCTCCAGATGTTTCTTCAATGGCAAAAGGCACATCAAGGTTCTCCATGGAATACCTGAGTCAAAAGACACAATATCCAGCCTCTCAGTGTGCTATCATAAAgtataaatcaaaataatgtaTATAGAAACAAGGATTGCTTAGCATGTTCAGCAAATACACAAAAAAGActactgtttaaaaaatgttgatccTAATGTTGGGCTACCattcttaaaggtccagtgtgtaagctTTAGGGGCATCTACAGCATATTTCCATACACATGTACTGGCTTTTCTTGACTCGCATTGACTCAGGTGTCAGCCCAGCATGGCAGTGATTTGCAGTGATCCGTAACAACAGGGTTACccacttgaaggtgtgtctttaactgataaCGCACTTGTCTTGGGTCAATGAAATTTAAAAGCAGTGGGCTGATCCATGGCTGAAGTCCCCCATTATTTTGCTGGGAGTGTTGTTCCATCATACAACATgacaggtaaaagaagtttatcTGTTGGACGTGAGCTATTTGCAGGGGTGCaataagagcctgttgtctgcagctcttcatcgaacatctcactgtggctggcTCTGCTTGTACTCTTTCTCCCTGCCGGATTAATGGACTTGCTTTCATTCAAGAATAGTTGCTAACAAAGTTCAGTTAATTCGGTGATAAAGCTATGATtgtaaagcagcaaaaaaaggaaagtaaAAAGAGCGGCGCAGCAGAGAAACTAAACTTCAAACCACAAAGATTacgttagaagctacaaaagtactgcGAGTTGAACACACAGGGgaaacatttttctctctggtctcctgcacagACATTACCATCTGCTGACATCTGACAATGGAAGTGAAAACAGGTACAGCATGGTTTGACTCAGCATGGCCAAAAGTGCCAATGGAGAAGCCCTACTATTGGCCAAAATGGTAATAtaatttttaaaactgtattgTTGTTACCTCCATGGAGTTTGCTGTGTTGTTCTACAGTaccccagaatggacaaaccaaacactggctttaggtAGTTCtccaacctcaccactagatgccactaaatactacacactagacctttaacatCCAAAGTAGGCCCCTGCTAAAAACTTGTAAGTTTAACTGCACTTTCTCAAGAATGAATTATAGACAGTACTTATAAACAACATTGCTTTCAAATTTTAAGTGTCTCTTTTACATGACATTTTACCTTATTTCCCCACTGACACCCTCATCAATGTCAGATGCAGTTATCATGGCAAACACGGTGCCTGTAGGACTGTCCTCAGACACTATGGTGTTGTAGACTTCCTCAGTAAACTCTGGATGGTTATCGTTGACATCATCCACTATGACATGTATGGTTAGAGTACCTGTTAAAGGTGGCAGTCCTTCAAATGACAAAGTAAATGATGCTGCATCAAACAGGTTGAAGTGACACTGACAGTAAAAAGATTACAGAACAACATATTTGAAGGTTAAGTACATTTTAGCTTTGGCCTGAATCACCTGCATCAACAGCAATGATTGTAACGAAGTACAATGATTCCCTTTCTCTGTCCAGGCTGTGTAAAATTTGAAATGTGCCACTGGGAGTGATGGAGAACAAACCATCACTATTTCCTTTCTGTATGAAGTAGGTAAGTTGGCTGTTGACACCTAAATCTTCATCCAAAGCTGAGACCTGGTTAAAGAAGACATAAACAATCTGGAAGTTAACGTCAAAACATTCTGTATTCAATATTCAGTGAACACTTGGGTTAATAGGAGACAGAAGCACCTGATGTGTAAGGTAAGACGGGTCCTCCTCATTCTCCATGACATGTATGGAGTAAAGAGGAGGAGTAAAGACAGGTGCAAAGTCGTTGACATCCGACACTGtgacactgacagcagcagtagcagacCTGGGTATATTCCCCTGATCGACAGCTGTTACAGTTAAGGTGTAGTTTGAATCCCTCTCCCTGTCCAGTTTGTCCATgactgtgacgacacctcgaACCCTGTCCACTACAAATGGACTCGTCTGGGTCAATATGTATCGCACTTGTCCATTTGTCCCGATGTCTCGATCAAGAGCCAGAACCTGCAACAGGCTCGTTCCTCTGGGTATATCCTCTCTGACCGTCAGACTGTAGGTGCTTTGAGAGAATTCAGGGTCATGGTCATTCGCATCCTCGACATGCACTGTGAAATTCATCGTGGTTGCCATCCTGGGTGAGCCTTTATCAGCGGCTGTCACAGTAACAGTCAGGATATCTACCTGCTCTCTGTCCAATGGCTCTTCTAGGTATATTTGTCCACTCCTGATATCGATGCTAAACACGCCACCAGAAGTGTTGTTTAAATAGTATAAAACCTCCGCATTGGACCCAATGTCTTTATCCTCAGCATGTACAGTCATTATAACAGAATGAAGTGCAGTGTCCTCTGCTATGCCGACTATTTTGGCTGACACAAACAATGGAGCATTGTCATTCACATCATCAACCACCACGATAGCGTGGGCTGTGCTGGTGAACTGTAAAGATAGAGGCTGAGCACATTCACTAGCTGTCACAGTCAGACTGTAAAGGgattgtctctctctgtctaactCTGAGTTCAGGCATAAACTACCAGCTGTGTTTATGAAAAACACGTCCTCTTCATCGCCACCGACCACTCTTAGTTTAGACTTTCCATTGTCACCTGGAAGAAAGGAAAAGATTACACGCGATTATACACGATGTTAGCACACAAATATGAAACTGAAATGTGCAAACTTTCACAAAACATAAGATTTTCAGGCATTTTCACAatcaaataaactaataaatgcAGGGGCATAGGTTTTGTTTGAACACTGGGGGGCTGGAGGTTTGGGAGTCAATGTCTTGATTGTGAATTTTCAGTACAGTAGTGCTCTACTAccttcatattttttattaaaggagagacaaatgcacatgttctagaTATTGCGTTGGACCCTGCCCGGGGCATTCTGACTGAGATTACTGCACACAGGTCAATCCACGTAATGAGGACACATATTTCATTGTTATGATTTTTATTGCTATGATTAATTCaaagatgaggatgatgataCTAAGTACAGAAAGTGAATAactttagagaaaaaaaagtgttatcACACATAGCTATGGCATCTCATTAGCTTTGGTTGAACTGTGCAATGCAGTGAGGAATATCCATTTAACCTCCATTAATTGCATAGACCTATAAATCCCCAGCTGGTGCAGCATGTGAAAGAGACGATACAGGGAAGTGGAAATAAATCCTGTATTTGTGGTACATGAGTGGTGAGTGTAAGGTATGAGTAGACTTTAAActatttatgtaaaaataatagCATTAATTCCCCAAAACATATACAAGTATGATTTTTAGTTGAGGAATAAAGTGGTCAGATGTTGCTGGCTGCATtacaaaaccataaaaaacaacaaaggacaaacatgaaaacaaacaacagttaaTATGTAATACAGTACaaattcccttttttttttattaaaatgtacattaagACATTTTTATCTCTGGAATTTAGTCATTCTTATGATtacattgtgtgtgtatatctaaTCATTAAAAATTGCTTTTTACATTGGCCCTGTAAGCACAAGGCACCACAAATTAATATACAGACACAACACAAGCAGCTGAAGAAACATCTTTATCAATTTAACAACACATGTACAGCATTTAGAAAACATCTTGACCAACTTGATGACACACAGAATTATCTCTTTGGTGACACATGCTCAGCTTTTTGAAAAAGCGCTGCAAGAAGCCTACAACACAACAGCAACTGTTTTCAGGGGGCACTAAAAAATGATCCATGCGTCTGGGacatgcttgttgttgttgtttttggattATGAAGTTAAAGTTAGCTGTCTGTCAGTGGGGTTAAAAATGACCTATAGTTTAAGTTTTCTGGCTCATTTtaacactgtgatgtcatgaaTCAGATATTATTGCAAACATCTGCTGTTAACCTAGCATTAGCATAATAATATCTGAATCATGTCATTAATGATGAATAGCTGACCTCTATAACCTCATAAGCCAcaaaccatggcaacaagcaTGTCCCAGCGGTGTGCATCACTTTTTGCAGCTTGCAGTTGTTGTGCAACActttaattcatgtttttctaTGTCATAAAGTTGTCTAAGATGCTTCTGAGATGCTTGAGTTGTGTCTGTTTCcatgtgttttcttaatttgcagtGGGTTGACCTCTCAGGGTCACTGTAGCTTTTAGCTGtatacaaatttaaataaacTCTATATGGTTTTTGTCAATATTATAAATTTCATTAACAAAACTTAATAAACATTTAGATGCTGCTTGAGATTGGTAAGGTGCATCAAACAGAATTTTGAAACCTGTGCCAGATATGAGGCCAGTTTCTCAGTCATGGCCACCAGAGGGAGCAATTCCCAAACATGCATGCATACGCATTGCTGAAAAAGGACAGGTGCTCACTTGAACATTGAAAAACTTTGcaaacatttacaacttttcCCAGCCATCCATAAATGCTtcttttttatcatgttttttaactgtgtgtAACATTTCTGTTAGTCATGTTTTGCattgcagtttttgacactgacTGTTGATTACATTGTCTTCTGAGGATGCATATCATTTtgatatacatacatatagatAGAAATGTTGATGTTTGTCAGTGCTGCTTTGAATCTAATGAGCGTCTGATTGATTGAagtgatggagaaaaaaaagtatggCTTCAAATGCCACAGCAGCCATAAAAATGTGACATCTGCTGAATGCTGAATGAATGCTATTTCAGCTATACTTTTGCACTTACCATCATCTTTATCTGACACACTCAAGGACAGGAAGCAGGTGCCAGTCTGTGCGTCCTCAGGCAATGACGCAGTAAAGGTCTCTTGACTGAAAACAGGGGGGTTGTCGTTCACATCCAACACATTGAAATACACCCTGACACTGGATACCTGTGAGtccccctgctgcaccgccACAGAGAGTATGTAGAATCTTTGTGCTTCGAAATCCAGGCTGCGGGATAATAGGAACTCCCCTGAGAAAGGGCTGAGGAGGAACAGGTTCTCTCCGCCATCCTCCTGCACTGAGTATTTGATAGGCGTGAGACTTTCAAACAAGGTTTCCACCTTTCCCACAACTGTTCCTGTCAACACATGGATAATGCATAATCACTGGGGATCTAGGgattataaaattaaaatatttggcAAAATTATTATCAAAACACAGGTCCTGAACTATAGTAATTATTAGGAATGAGTATAAAATCACAAGttaaacaatgtttaaaaaattatcATGTAATACTAAAATTAACATTATGGATTTGTGCCTAATTTACATGGGGAAAGGCCTCGCTGCACGGATGACTGACCTGGTACTGTGTCTTCTTTCACATCAAATGAATAAACAGTTTTGGAGAAAGCCATCTGTGTTCGCCATCTGTTATGGGAGTGTAAGCTGACTGTGCCATGCTTGGGCACAGCATCAatagatgtataaaaccaggagGGAAGCGTATGCTGCCTGGAGACGTTATCTGGAAACTGTGTCTCACTGCTCACATTCACTGCATTTCCAAAAGAAGGTTCTTGAGAGGATGGAGCATTAAACACCTGAGGAACcgtagaaaaaagaaagaaattactCTTGGTTTCTTGTTCAAGGGAAATATGCATAAATAGGAAACTTTTGGAGCATTTAAATGATAGATAGGTACTTCATTTTCCCAGAGGGAGATTTGTTTTTACAGCCTGTACACATGCCACACATTTAGATGTGCTATAAACGTATAAAGTtgataaatgattaaattaaaacagtgaTTAAACTGTGAAATGATCAGTTATCTCTCACCGCTACAACACATGAGTCAACAGGCCAACTTACCagaaaattaaacaataaaactgtGTATGTTCTCCAATGTCCAGTAGAGTCCATTATAAAGTTAACTTCCTAAGTGCCTCTCACTTGGTCATTATTGCAAAATTGAGTCAGAAAATAAGATCctgagcaaaacaaaacagacatggCTTTAAAAAGTGAAGTCCTGGAAACTGCAAAGCATTACCTCCCCACAAGACCAGCAGATGGAAAACTATAAAAGCTGTATCCATAGTGATTACTCAATCTTCTCAGCTTGTAATCCTGACTGACACGCCTCTTTGACATCACTCTATGCAAATCCCGCAGCGGAGAAAAAGCTCTTTTAGGGCTCCAAACTGCAGCAGACtgaaagtttgttgttgtcatgtatttcaaaagaaaacatgctcCCACAATCGGGAAATTAATTAGTCCACATGTCCTCGCTTCCTTCATAAAATGATCCCTGGGAAGTAAAAGGAAATCAGTGATATTTGCTCTTCTCTGTTTTGCTGAATCAGTCTGTTTTAAATTCTCTCCATGGATTTTGCTATTGAGGTTCCTCGATGTAGAGATTAAATGGACTCTTTGAACAGTTGCCTTCAGTAAGGTAGCCTGGGGGGAGCCTTTTTCTGCTGCATGTCAGATGGGGAATTCATTCAGAGACGGCAAGGCGTTCATTCAGTGggtaaaaggaaagaaaagaaaactgctgctgtgaatCACAGGTTTCAAAGGAGAGCTGACATGACACTGTGGCACAGAATGCTAAAGCTGAATTTAGCTTAACAGTTAGTGTACTAACACAACTGTTTCTTGAAGCAATGGTGTATAATTAATTAGAGCGTATGACCAGCATTGCCAACATATTCTTTGACATTCAAAATGAAATCACGGCCTCGTATTGGATTATATTTATGGTTTACTGAATTACTGTTACAATGACACATAATGTAACTGTACACAGAGGAACAGTACCACCATTATCAGTGCTTTTCCCCCTGATTAAAACAACTGATGTAATCCTTGTGTTTACGACATGCAAGAACACCAAGGATGAAAGCCTGTTCCTGTGTGAGACCCGCTGAAAGGCGACCACTGTGGCTTCATTCATATTTGCAAACACTTTTGAGTGGACAGTTCTTTGTGTGGCAAAGGGCAACGCTGCTGAGAAAAGCCTGATAAATGGACATGTGAACCCCCTTTAAGTGACTGTGAGGCCGCTGTGACTGTGAGAATGTCTCCTGTTTCACACAGAAGGGACTCTATCCCAGCAAAGGATCACAAAAGAGCCCTGCCCTGGACTCACTGGGGAagtgcacacacaaaccacGAAAAGAACTTTTCTCTGGACACTATGGTGACATCAGAAcatgttattttctgtttgggATGTGGTCAAACTCAGCAGGGATTCATCCTCCTTTAGTAACAAAAACACTATGAATTCTTATATGACTGCTTGTCTTCTTGGACTGAATTATACCCTTTGAATAATATATTACAGTGACATTCGGgaacaaacaatataaacagAGACATATTTGTGGTACAAACCTTAATTAGGAGCATATTGTGTGATAAAAAATCTCAAGTGTAGAACTTGATGTGAAGCAGAATTTAGCCAAAAGTCAAAGGTCTCTGTGTGCGCAGTTACATTCAGCTACATCTCCATATATACAAACAGGTAAGTTTACTGGTCAACTTGATGAGAGAAGCCTTTGTCTACTACAGGACCAAGGTGAGACTCATGATGAAGTCCATGTCATGTTTCACTGCTCATATAATAATTTAAGGGCAATTCTCTTTAGTAAAATGTCCTTAATTTCAGATAAGTTCTCCTGGATGACTGATGAGTAATTTGAGTGTCGTGTTCAGGGTGTCGACAGCTATCACACACTTAAATTTGATGCTTTTTCGGACCTTTCCAAGataatttttaaccaaatttaagactcattttttttaagtcaagCATTGCAGGTACGTATAGAGATGAGAAGTATATATGTGGTCATGTGCATAGGTAGGTTGTTATTATAGTGAGTTAGGTTAATTTCCACTTTGCCAAGTGCAGGTATGAATGAATactttcacacagaagagcttgaaaaaaaattaaaacattgataaattagataaaatgtttgtagcaATTAAGACATTAACaatttcaaatttaagactatttactTACTTTTAAGGCCTTAGATATACAtaactgaatttaagacatttgaagactttagaaggacctgcagacaccctggtGGTTTTTGTCAGGCAACCTTTCTTTTGTCTGATTTCATTTATTGACCCTGAGACAGATGACAaagttctttctttctctctctctctgatgtatACAGTTATGTTCATGTTTGACAAATGTGTCACCTCTGCAACATATCGGGGGAGTTTCTTATAAGTCCATGTGGTCTGGACACTTACATAGACATGtgacacaacaacaaactcaccTTAGTTTACACTTTTAACTGCATACACTGGACAGTTAACATCATCATGGCGCCACCTTCTGGAGTTAAATTCCTCAAACCACAGTACAATAATTCCATACAATAACCAGCTAGGGACTCTACTTACTTTTTAGGGCAACTGGGGAAACACACAAGAGAACTGTGGAAGCCTGGCAAAAGACACACACTTATTTCCAGGTAAATACAATATCCTGTAAGGCAATCATTTATAAACTCTGTCAAATCACAGCCCTTACGCTTGGCATTTTATGGAACTAATTAACTATACAGCAGCTAATTTTAATTTCTCATAAAGCTATGACGTTTGTCTTCGTTATTTGCTGTTGCCAATTTTCTGTTCTGCTGGCCAAACATTTCTCTGAGTCCAACTACATCTTGTTTATCTAGACGTGGCTTCACTCCAGGGATTTACAGTGCATCAGaaactgtaattaaaaaatgaGTTGAGATGATTAGAAGAACGAGCGGTCGTTATTTATTTTGCACTTGTGCAGCTATCAGCTAaactttttaatgaaaaatgtgtaaCTCTAGTGTTTGAATTATGTGTATTGTGTATTAGAGACCGACTGGTCATTAAAACATTGCTACCTTCACTAGTGAGCATTAAAAATATTAGTTGATTAAATGTACTAAAAAATTTCTcaataaatgttatttgttaactttttaGTGAGTT
Coding sequences within:
- the LOC126406970 gene encoding protocadherin Fat 4-like, which produces MDSTGHWRTYTVLLFNFLVFNAPSSQEPSFGNAVNVSSETQFPDNVSRQHTLPSWFYTSIDAVPKHGTVSLHSHNRWRTQMAFSKTVYSFDVKEDTVPGTVVGKVETLFESLTPIKYSVQEDGGENLFLLSPFSGEFLLSRSLDFEAQRFYILSVAVQQGDSQVSSVRVYFNVLDVNDNPPVFSQETFTASLPEDAQTGTCFLSLSVSDKDDGDNGKSKLRVVGGDEEDVFFINTAGSLCLNSELDRERQSLYSLTVTASECAQPLSLQFTSTAHAIVVVDDVNDNAPLFVSAKIVGIAEDTALHSVIMTVHAEDKDIGSNAEVLYYLNNTSGGVFSIDIRSGQIYLEEPLDREQVDILTVTVTAADKGSPRMATTMNFTVHVEDANDHDPEFSQSTYSLTVREDIPRGTSLLQVLALDRDIGTNGQVRYILTQTSPFVVDRVRGVVTVMDKLDRERDSNYTLTVTAVDQGNIPRSATAAVSVTVSDVNDFAPVFTPPLYSIHVMENEEDPSYLTHQVSALDEDLGVNSQLTYFIQKGNSDGLFSITPSGTFQILHSLDRERESLYFVTIIAVDAGLPPLTGTLTIHVIVDDVNDNHPEFTEEVYNTIVSEDSPTGTVFAMITASDIDEGVSGEIRYSMENLDVPFAIEETSGELFTTDVLDRESVAIYRLIVIGSDKHPTQPLSSSVLVTVLIGDINDHWPQFMNSPYVAYVPTEMAPGSVVCAVRATDGDTEMNAELHYALYGQSSDLFSIHPYSGTVFSSSALRRTDDIIVNVHVEDAGENPKFDITTISIRFQNISEFPEMNVDVLSDSLSEDEPVGTLVAVVSAASIRAEPVSFYLSSGNFEDMFHVEQLTGALTVENPLDYENKKEFTLLIEARDSGSPPFSSFAEIHLNISDVNDNFPQFTQLEYRCEVSENSPPSWVCDVLAIDADSGSYGIVQYNITEGDTDGFFTIDPENGLLSTTRLIAITYDMAVGTEVAQFTAIDRDVGITSDSIEYVLNGGNASDFFWIQADNGKEKHLDC